A single genomic interval of Psychroserpens sp. NJDZ02 harbors:
- a CDS encoding tetratricopeptide repeat protein: protein MNTKLYMLLLVIITATSCSEKTKTITNPEDYNKFLTLETSKETLSASTEYNFWKNKLEATPNQISYLSKIASAESRLFKSTGYIKYLKQAEQSLVRLNEETQYSSAGHLRALARNYISQHKFKAALELVEKAEKNGQNLDGTQKMMFDVHMELGNYTLAKNYLEEVKDLNDFGYLIRLSKWSDHKGDLASAIKYLEKATKKAESSNLEGLMEWSYTNLADFYGHDGQVEKSYNYYLKSLAINPDDAYAKKGIAWIVYSYEKNTTEANRILEALTQLHNAPDYLLFKAEIAEYENDEVAKKAYLNTYFEVLQDTNYGDMYNVYSSKILADSKSKTAITLAEIEVQNRPTPISYDLLAWSYFNNGNTVKALNIAEQYVVGKTFEPEAQYHIAEIYKANGKLKEVALLKKELQESSYELGPLTSKIVNKL from the coding sequence ATGAACACTAAATTATACATGCTACTACTTGTTATTATTACGGCAACGAGTTGTTCAGAAAAAACAAAAACAATTACTAATCCTGAAGATTATAATAAGTTTTTAACTTTAGAGACAAGTAAAGAAACATTAAGTGCGTCTACAGAATATAACTTTTGGAAAAATAAATTAGAAGCTACTCCCAATCAGATTTCTTATTTATCAAAAATTGCTAGCGCAGAGTCAAGATTATTTAAGTCTACAGGGTATATAAAATATCTAAAACAAGCAGAACAATCCTTAGTAAGGTTAAATGAAGAAACACAATATAGTTCGGCGGGTCATTTAAGAGCTTTAGCACGTAATTATATTTCACAACATAAATTTAAAGCCGCTCTAGAATTAGTTGAAAAAGCGGAAAAGAATGGGCAAAATCTTGATGGTACTCAAAAAATGATGTTTGATGTGCACATGGAATTAGGTAATTATACTCTTGCTAAAAACTATTTAGAAGAAGTCAAAGATTTAAACGATTTTGGTTATTTAATAAGATTATCAAAATGGAGCGATCATAAAGGAGACTTAGCCTCCGCAATAAAATACTTAGAGAAAGCGACTAAAAAGGCCGAATCTTCTAATTTAGAAGGTTTAATGGAGTGGTCGTATACCAATCTTGCTGATTTTTATGGGCATGATGGACAAGTAGAAAAATCTTATAACTATTATTTAAAATCCTTAGCAATTAATCCTGATGATGCTTATGCAAAAAAAGGGATTGCATGGATTGTGTATTCTTACGAGAAAAACACAACAGAGGCTAATCGTATTTTAGAAGCATTAACACAATTACATAATGCGCCAGATTATTTATTATTTAAAGCAGAAATTGCAGAATATGAAAATGATGAGGTTGCTAAAAAAGCCTATTTAAATACTTATTTTGAAGTATTACAAGACACGAATTATGGAGACATGTATAACGTGTATTCTTCTAAAATATTAGCAGATTCTAAAAGTAAAACGGCTATTACATTGGCAGAAATTGAAGTGCAAAATAGACCAACACCTATATCTTACGATTTATTAGCGTGGAGTTATTTTAATAATGGTAATACAGTTAAAGCTTTAAATATAGCAGAACAGTATGTTGTTGGAAAAACTTTTGAACCAGAGGCGCAGTACCATATTGCCGAGATTTATAAAGCTAATGGTAAATTAAAAGAAGTTGCACTACTTAAAAAAGAATTACAGGAAAGTAGTTACGAATTAGGACCTTTAACTTCCAAGATTGTCAATAAATTATAA
- a CDS encoding 2TM domain-containing protein: MEQNRESFNASDADLQRSYEKEEAYLRAKKKVEKIQGFYWHLAVYVVVNIFLVITISRNSNLPFWNFATFSTALFWGIGLGFHFLGVFGSNFLFGKNWEKRQIEKYMNADHDKQRWE, encoded by the coding sequence ATGGAACAGAATAGAGAATCTTTTAACGCCTCTGACGCAGATCTACAACGTAGTTATGAAAAAGAGGAAGCTTATTTAAGAGCTAAAAAGAAAGTAGAGAAAATACAAGGGTTTTATTGGCACTTAGCCGTCTATGTGGTCGTTAATATTTTTTTAGTGATTACTATTTCTAGGAATTCTAATTTACCTTTTTGGAATTTTGCAACGTTTTCGACCGCATTATTCTGGGGAATAGGTTTAGGGTTTCATTTTTTAGGTGTTTTTGGTTCCAATTTTTTATTTGGTAAAAACTGGGAAAAACGTCAAATAGAAAAATATATGAATGCTGATCATGATAAACAACGTTGGGAGTAG
- a CDS encoding LETM1-related biofilm-associated protein, with protein sequence MNPSASGWIKKLIRELKPKDLFKDNDLEVYYRHFRDCGFIYGSNVTVVNNWVENDDFEADEICKINLVIALLIAYTNHNTTNDFYTEVANFYNTINKERVSFIQAIIGSKDVKDQVERIINKRIQIDDNLIDKSFNYFITNALLFVDVLAFRNYLKTGIVNDDIIKNYEAIIESIVLNTLNSKKAKSDYDKSLINLFEQSLRYQRDSVLVFNEAIASVDSNLFSRYCLDLAAMATWTDAKLDNEEEVFLNTLGENLNLTQHQTNEASKTIEAFYKTYRQKVPLLGSKNIVKTFYDNSTNMVFKLIKRNSKKLTQELLESKELVILLSKSTIRDLSKEEQKKVQDQLLDVFKSIPSLAIFLLPGGALLLPLVIKFIPKLLPSAFDDNRIEDEEE encoded by the coding sequence ATGAACCCATCTGCTTCAGGCTGGATAAAAAAACTAATAAGAGAGCTAAAACCCAAAGATCTCTTTAAAGACAACGACTTAGAAGTGTATTACAGACACTTTAGAGATTGCGGTTTTATATATGGAAGTAATGTCACTGTTGTAAATAATTGGGTTGAAAACGACGATTTTGAAGCCGACGAAATTTGTAAAATAAATTTAGTAATTGCTTTACTTATTGCCTATACCAATCATAATACTACAAACGACTTCTATACTGAAGTCGCTAATTTTTACAATACTATAAACAAGGAAAGAGTCTCTTTTATACAGGCTATAATAGGTTCCAAAGATGTTAAAGATCAAGTGGAGCGTATTATTAATAAGCGCATTCAGATTGATGACAACTTAATAGACAAGAGTTTTAATTACTTTATAACTAACGCCTTATTATTTGTAGATGTCTTAGCGTTTAGAAATTATTTGAAGACTGGTATTGTTAATGACGACATTATTAAAAATTACGAGGCTATTATAGAGAGTATTGTTTTAAATACTTTAAATAGTAAAAAGGCAAAGTCAGATTATGACAAAAGCTTAATTAATCTTTTTGAACAATCCCTACGTTACCAGCGTGATAGTGTCTTAGTATTTAACGAAGCTATTGCTAGTGTAGACTCCAATCTATTTTCTAGGTATTGTTTAGACCTTGCAGCTATGGCTACTTGGACAGATGCAAAATTAGATAACGAAGAAGAAGTATTTTTAAATACTTTAGGCGAAAATCTTAACCTAACACAACATCAAACCAACGAAGCTTCAAAAACGATAGAAGCATTTTATAAAACGTACCGACAAAAAGTCCCCCTTTTAGGCTCTAAAAATATTGTCAAAACATTTTACGACAACTCTACTAATATGGTGTTTAAGTTAATTAAACGCAATAGTAAAAAATTAACGCAAGAGCTTTTAGAAAGTAAAGAGTTAGTGATTCTTTTATCTAAATCGACAATCAGAGATTTAAGTAAAGAAGAACAAAAAAAGGTACAAGATCAACTATTGGATGTTTTTAAATCCATTCCTAGTTTAGCGATCTTCTTGTTACCTGGCGGAGCTTTACTACTGCCATTAGTGATTAAATTTATACCTAAACTATTGCCAAGTGCTTTTGATGACAATAGGATTGAGGACGAAGAGGAATAA
- a CDS encoding 2TM domain-containing protein, producing the protein MNKNLKNIVLTFAIGCVVFVFGQYLSNGFSYDTVGQFIEDFVFYQLYAFVLGLSNMNFFAYMERRQWMAGQYVKRVVLGILGSTVMTLFGLFLLRGFTSVIYIGNSFSFFIRNETWQGYSFGLWMTLTIVSVFHVVYFYNRYQKNKLKEQKVIAGTASAKFDALKNQLDPHFLFNSLNVLTSLIEENPQSAQKFTTSLSKVYRYVLEQKNKDLVTVDEELKFAITYMSLLKMRFEDSIIFDIPEQTINPESKVVPLALQLLLENAVKHNVVTSNRPLHIKIYEANGNLIVENNLQPKAIVKKSSGVGLENIKQRYALLTNKRVSISQNTTSFRVAIPMLTKELSVMKQIPQQEFDDTYIRARKHVEELKEFYYNLISYCIVIPFLIFVNYYTNWNYKWFVWPLFGWGIGISFHAYKVYVNDGVLGRNWEDRKIKEFMNEEEGKQRWN; encoded by the coding sequence CAATACCTATCTAATGGATTTAGTTATGATACGGTTGGGCAATTTATTGAGGATTTTGTATTCTATCAATTATATGCATTTGTTTTAGGGCTATCAAATATGAACTTTTTCGCCTATATGGAACGTCGCCAATGGATGGCTGGACAGTATGTTAAACGAGTTGTTTTGGGGATTTTAGGCTCTACTGTAATGACATTATTTGGGCTGTTTCTTTTAAGAGGGTTTACGTCCGTAATTTATATCGGTAATTCGTTTTCCTTTTTTATTCGTAACGAAACCTGGCAAGGGTATTCTTTTGGATTGTGGATGACCTTGACTATCGTTTCTGTTTTTCATGTAGTTTATTTTTATAACAGATACCAGAAAAATAAACTGAAAGAACAAAAAGTGATTGCTGGGACTGCTAGTGCTAAGTTTGATGCTTTAAAAAATCAGTTAGATCCACATTTTTTGTTTAATAGCTTAAATGTATTAACTAGTTTAATTGAAGAAAACCCGCAAAGTGCACAAAAATTTACGACTAGCTTATCCAAAGTATATCGGTATGTATTGGAGCAAAAAAACAAAGATTTAGTAACAGTTGATGAAGAGCTTAAGTTTGCAATAACCTATATGTCTTTATTAAAAATGCGATTTGAAGACAGTATTATTTTTGATATCCCAGAGCAAACCATAAATCCAGAGAGCAAAGTAGTGCCTTTAGCTTTACAGTTATTACTAGAAAATGCAGTAAAACACAACGTTGTAACTAGTAACCGACCATTACATATTAAAATTTATGAGGCTAACGGAAACTTGATAGTAGAAAATAATTTACAACCCAAAGCAATTGTCAAAAAGAGTAGTGGTGTTGGTCTTGAAAATATCAAACAACGCTACGCATTATTAACCAACAAACGTGTAAGTATTAGCCAAAACACCACTAGTTTTAGAGTGGCAATACCCATGTTAACTAAAGAATTATCAGTTATGAAACAAATACCACAACAAGAATTTGATGACACCTATATAAGAGCGCGTAAACATGTTGAAGAATTAAAGGAGTTTTACTATAATCTAATTTCGTATTGTATTGTCATTCCGTTTTTAATTTTTGTAAACTATTATACCAATTGGAACTACAAATGGTTTGTATGGCCATTATTTGGTTGGGGAATTGGGATTTCATTTCATGCCTATAAAGTCTATGTTAACGATGGCGTTTTAGGTAGGAATTGGGAAGATCGCAAAATAAAGGAGTTTATGAATGAGGAAGAAGGCAAGCAACGCTGGAACTAA
- a CDS encoding TonB-dependent receptor, which produces MKKIITFIILVNLVWMANAQTVKGSVMENNQPLESAYVYNQSSQEHAHTNQLGQFTINNTNVGDSLMVGLLGYQKRIIVLTEGLIKKGLIFNLEAKAFVLDELVLSEPLDVMNSMIKIDLATSPINSSQEILRKVPGLIIGQHAGGGKAEQLFLRGFDIDHGTDVGLSVDGMPVNMVSHAHGQGYSDLHFLIPETIQNISFGKGPYYANHGDFNTAGFVDFKTKDKLDDNLISFSAGQFNSLRTLGMFNLLDNQNAQNAYVAVEYIETDGPFESPQNFDRLNVIGKYNAFLNNNSKIGLTLSHFTSQWDASGQIPQRLVDDGTLSNFGAVDDTEGGETSRTNFNVQYSTILDNDVSMETNAFYSNYNFELYSNFTFFLEDPINGDQIKQKEDRNIFGFNTQFKKNIDYNDFDVTYTSGVGLRYDDVNDIELSHTLNRKETLENIQLGNVNQRNLYGFFNAEIDLGKVKITPALRLEYMKFQYQDQLSPTYSNISQTEVALLPKLSIQYNQNNNLQWFVKSGIGFHSNDSRVVLNQEIDNALPKAYGVDFGNIWKPTEKLVLNTALWYLFSEEEFVYVGDAGIIEPSGKSERYGIDFGVRYQLTDNIYFNTDATITRARSLEKSNGNDYIPLAPDFTLVGGLSFKDINDFSGGINYRYVDDRPANEDNSVQAEGYFVTDLNINYAFNNHWKLGVSIENVLDTDWKETQFLTESRLQNEAQAVEEIHFTPGTPFSFKTTLSYSF; this is translated from the coding sequence ATGAAAAAAATAATAACATTTATCATATTAGTCAATTTAGTTTGGATGGCTAATGCACAGACAGTCAAAGGATCTGTAATGGAAAATAATCAGCCTTTAGAATCAGCCTATGTGTATAACCAAAGTTCTCAAGAGCATGCACATACTAATCAATTAGGACAATTTACAATTAATAATACCAATGTAGGAGACAGCCTTATGGTTGGGTTATTAGGCTATCAAAAAAGAATTATAGTATTAACGGAAGGGTTAATAAAAAAGGGATTGATTTTTAATCTAGAAGCGAAAGCTTTTGTTTTGGACGAGTTAGTTTTAAGCGAGCCTTTGGATGTGATGAATAGCATGATTAAAATAGATCTAGCAACAAGTCCAATTAATTCTTCGCAAGAAATTTTAAGAAAAGTTCCAGGTTTAATTATTGGACAACATGCCGGTGGCGGTAAAGCAGAGCAACTATTTTTAAGAGGTTTTGATATCGATCACGGTACAGATGTAGGGTTGTCTGTAGATGGGATGCCAGTTAATATGGTGTCACATGCACATGGTCAAGGGTATAGTGATTTACACTTTTTAATTCCGGAAACGATACAAAATATTAGTTTTGGAAAAGGACCTTACTATGCCAATCATGGGGATTTTAATACAGCTGGTTTTGTAGATTTTAAGACTAAAGATAAGTTAGATGATAATCTAATTAGTTTTTCTGCAGGTCAATTTAATTCGTTAAGAACCTTAGGGATGTTTAATCTTTTAGATAATCAAAACGCTCAAAATGCTTATGTCGCGGTGGAGTATATCGAAACCGATGGTCCATTTGAATCTCCACAAAATTTTGACAGATTAAATGTAATAGGAAAGTATAATGCCTTTTTAAATAACAATTCTAAAATAGGATTAACATTAAGTCATTTTACAAGTCAATGGGATGCTTCAGGTCAAATACCACAACGTTTAGTTGATGATGGCACGCTTTCAAATTTTGGTGCAGTAGATGATACTGAGGGCGGAGAAACGAGTCGTACTAATTTTAATGTGCAGTACAGTACTATTTTGGATAACGATGTGTCTATGGAGACTAATGCATTTTATTCTAATTACAATTTTGAATTGTATTCAAATTTTACATTCTTTTTAGAGGATCCTATAAATGGAGACCAAATAAAACAGAAAGAAGACCGAAATATTTTTGGGTTTAATACGCAATTTAAAAAGAATATAGATTATAATGATTTTGATGTAACGTATACATCAGGAGTTGGCCTAAGATATGATGATGTTAATGATATCGAATTGTCGCATACATTAAACAGAAAAGAAACCTTAGAAAATATCCAGTTGGGTAATGTAAATCAACGTAATTTATATGGGTTTTTTAATGCTGAAATCGATTTAGGTAAAGTTAAAATTACTCCAGCTTTACGTCTAGAGTATATGAAGTTTCAGTACCAAGATCAGTTAAGTCCAACATATAGTAATATATCACAAACGGAAGTTGCTTTACTACCAAAGTTAAGCATCCAATACAATCAAAATAATAATTTACAATGGTTTGTTAAATCGGGGATTGGGTTCCATTCTAACGATTCTAGAGTAGTGTTAAATCAAGAAATAGATAATGCTTTACCAAAAGCCTACGGAGTAGATTTTGGAAATATATGGAAACCAACAGAAAAATTAGTGTTAAATACAGCACTATGGTATTTGTTTTCTGAAGAAGAATTTGTGTACGTTGGAGATGCTGGAATTATTGAGCCTAGCGGAAAATCTGAGCGTTACGGTATTGATTTTGGTGTTAGATATCAATTAACGGATAATATTTACTTTAATACAGATGCAACAATCACTAGAGCAAGAAGTTTAGAAAAATCAAACGGAAACGATTATATTCCATTAGCACCAGACTTTACTTTGGTTGGAGGACTTTCTTTTAAGGATATTAATGATTTTTCAGGAGGAATTAACTATAGATATGTGGATGATAGACCTGCAAATGAAGATAATTCGGTTCAGGCTGAAGGTTATTTTGTTACAGATTTAAATATCAACTATGCGTTTAATAATCATTGGAAGTTAGGAGTAAGTATTGAAAATGTTTTGGATACGGATTGGAAAGAAACTCAGTTTTTAACAGAGTCAAGATTACAAAATGAAGCGCAAGCAGTAGAAGAGATTCATTTTACACCAGGTACACCATTTAGTTTTAAAACGACATTAAGTTATTCGTTTTAA
- a CDS encoding LytR/AlgR family response regulator transcription factor, with amino-acid sequence MKVIIIEDEKPSARRLQRMLTTLDMEAETMLHSVEESIDWFNTNPHPDLIFLDIQLSDGLSFEIFEAVEVKSAIIFTTAYDEYALQAFKLNSIDYLLKPIDDQDLETAVTKYKARLPQKTSIALDFEDIKKLLVNPIDRVYKKRFSVKVGQHLKLINIDDVECFYSENKGTYLYTTEGRNYLLDMTLEGLENELEPETFFRINRKYFININAIKDMISYTNSRLQIKLNNYNEAEVIVARERVKDFKAWLS; translated from the coding sequence ATGAAAGTGATAATAATAGAAGATGAAAAACCATCTGCAAGACGTTTACAACGTATGCTTACAACTTTAGATATGGAAGCTGAAACCATGTTACATTCGGTAGAGGAATCTATAGATTGGTTTAATACTAACCCACATCCTGATTTAATATTTTTAGATATCCAGCTTAGTGACGGTTTGTCTTTTGAAATATTTGAAGCGGTTGAGGTTAAATCTGCTATTATTTTTACAACTGCTTATGATGAGTATGCTTTGCAAGCTTTCAAATTAAATAGTATCGATTATTTATTAAAACCTATTGATGACCAAGACTTAGAAACTGCGGTTACAAAATATAAGGCTAGGCTTCCGCAGAAAACAAGCATCGCATTAGACTTTGAGGATATCAAAAAGTTGCTGGTTAATCCTATTGATAGAGTGTACAAAAAACGATTTTCGGTTAAAGTTGGACAACATCTTAAATTAATAAATATTGATGATGTTGAATGCTTTTACAGCGAAAATAAAGGGACCTATTTATATACTACAGAAGGTCGAAATTATTTGTTAGACATGACTTTAGAAGGTTTAGAAAATGAACTGGAGCCAGAAACATTTTTTAGAATAAACAGAAAGTATTTTATAAACATTAATGCTATTAAGGATATGATAAGCTACACTAACTCGCGCTTACAAATCAAGTTAAATAACTATAATGAAGCTGAGGTTATTGTCGCTAGAGAGCGTGTAAAGGATTTTAAAGCGTGGTTGTCTTAA